The following coding sequences lie in one Candidatus Dadabacteria bacterium genomic window:
- a CDS encoding diphthine--ammonia ligase has translation MSEPIALCFSGGKDSAMALQEIRRRGEYRAAELVTTVTDAYDRVSMHGVRRALLRRQAKSLGLPLVEVVVPPESSNAVYERGMGKAFSSIRDKGIRRIAFGDIFLEDLRDYRERQLAASGLTCLFPLWKKSTRSLARTFIDEGFRAVTVCVDSKVLDRSFAGRCFDAAFLDDLPGGVDPCGENGEFHSFVFDGPVFSRPIEFAHGETVERDGFFFYDLV, from the coding sequence TTGAGCGAACCGATTGCCCTCTGCTTCAGCGGCGGCAAGGACAGCGCCATGGCGCTTCAGGAAATCCGAAGGCGCGGGGAATACCGCGCGGCGGAACTTGTGACGACGGTGACTGACGCCTACGATCGGGTGAGCATGCACGGAGTGCGTCGCGCGCTGCTCCGCAGACAGGCGAAGTCTCTGGGTCTGCCGCTTGTGGAAGTCGTGGTGCCGCCGGAATCGTCAAATGCCGTCTACGAACGGGGAATGGGAAAGGCGTTCTCCAGTATCCGCGACAAGGGCATTCGCCGGATTGCCTTCGGCGATATATTCCTTGAAGACCTCAGGGACTACAGGGAACGGCAGCTCGCGGCCTCGGGATTAACCTGCCTCTTCCCCCTATGGAAGAAGTCGACTCGGTCTTTAGCCCGGACCTTTATAGACGAAGGGTTTCGTGCGGTAACGGTATGCGTCGACTCAAAGGTGCTTGATCGGTCCTTTGCGGGACGCTGTTTCGATGCGGCGTTTCTTGACGATCTCCCGGGCGGGGTCGACCCCTGCGGGGAGAACGGGGAATTCCACTCGTTTGTTTTCGACGGGCCGGTGTTCTCCC